A single window of Candidatus Obscuribacter sp. DNA harbors:
- a CDS encoding DUF1269 domain-containing protein, with product MSTLVVIGYDDEAKAEVMRGNLLKLQREYLVDLEDAVVVVRDQKGKVKLHQIVSLPAMGALEGGFWGTLIGCLFFSPLFGMTLGAATGALSGALADVGINDDFMKQLGETLKPGCSALCVLIRQMTPDKVLAELQGAGGTILQTNLSKQEEAKLQEALSAARKAHAEANASVTA from the coding sequence ATGAGCACACTTGTTGTCATCGGCTACGATGATGAAGCAAAAGCAGAAGTAATGAGAGGCAATCTCCTCAAATTACAACGTGAATACCTGGTCGACCTTGAGGACGCTGTTGTTGTTGTCAGGGATCAAAAGGGCAAAGTAAAATTACATCAAATCGTCAGTTTGCCAGCAATGGGCGCCCTTGAGGGTGGCTTCTGGGGCACATTGATTGGCTGTTTGTTCTTCAGTCCACTCTTTGGTATGACTCTGGGTGCGGCTACTGGCGCGCTTTCTGGTGCTCTTGCTGATGTTGGCATCAATGATGACTTTATGAAGCAACTGGGCGAAACACTTAAACCAGGTTGTTCGGCTCTGTGCGTATTGATTCGCCAGATGACTCCAGATAAAGTCCTGGCCGAGTTACAAGGAGCTGGCGGCACAATTTTGCAGACTAACCTCTCTAAGCAAGAAGAAGCTAAGCTGCAAGAAGCTCTGAGCGCTGCGCGTAAGGCCCACGCTGAAGCCAATGCTTCAGTTACAGCCTGA